Proteins encoded within one genomic window of Candidatus Brevundimonas colombiensis:
- a CDS encoding LL-diaminopimelate aminotransferase: MSEEFYRMKRLPPYVIAETNAMRAAARAAGEDVIDLGMGNPDLPPPQHVIDKLIEVARKPDAHGYSQSKGIPGLRRAQANYYGRRFGVDVDPETEVIVTMGSKEGLASLATAITEPGDVILAPNPSYPIHTFGFIIAGAAIRSVPTTPDEKYFEALERAMAFTVPRPKILVMNYPSNPTAETVDLAFYERVVDFAKANDLWIISDLAYSELYYDGKPTVSILQVPGAKDVAIEFTSLSKTYSMAGWRIGFAVGNKKLIAAMSRVKSYLDYGAFTPIQAAACAALNGPQDIVDKNRELYHRRRDVLVDSFGRAGWDIPKPAASMFAWAPLPPALKHLGSLEFSKQLLTHAKVAVAAGVGYGENGEGFVRIAMVENEQRIRQAARNVKAYLKSQGVNVPPSRED, from the coding sequence ATGTCCGAAGAATTCTACCGCATGAAGCGGTTGCCGCCCTATGTCATCGCCGAGACCAATGCGATGCGAGCGGCGGCACGCGCAGCGGGCGAGGACGTGATCGATCTTGGCATGGGCAACCCGGACCTGCCGCCGCCCCAGCACGTGATCGACAAGCTGATCGAGGTGGCGAGGAAGCCCGACGCCCACGGCTATTCGCAGTCCAAGGGCATTCCGGGCCTGCGCCGCGCCCAGGCCAATTATTACGGCCGTCGTTTCGGCGTCGACGTCGATCCCGAGACCGAGGTGATCGTCACCATGGGCTCGAAGGAAGGTCTGGCCAGCCTGGCCACCGCGATCACCGAGCCGGGCGACGTGATCCTGGCACCCAATCCGTCCTATCCAATCCACACCTTCGGCTTCATCATCGCGGGCGCGGCGATCCGCAGCGTGCCGACCACGCCGGACGAGAAGTATTTCGAGGCGTTGGAGCGGGCGATGGCCTTCACCGTGCCGCGCCCCAAGATCCTGGTGATGAACTATCCGTCCAACCCGACGGCCGAGACGGTCGATCTGGCCTTCTATGAACGCGTCGTGGACTTCGCCAAGGCCAACGACCTGTGGATCATCAGCGACCTGGCCTATTCGGAGCTGTATTACGACGGCAAACCGACGGTCTCGATCCTGCAGGTTCCCGGCGCCAAGGACGTGGCGATCGAGTTCACCTCCCTGTCCAAGACCTATAGCATGGCGGGCTGGCGCATCGGGTTCGCGGTCGGCAACAAGAAGCTGATCGCGGCCATGTCGCGGGTGAAGTCCTATCTGGACTATGGCGCCTTCACGCCGATCCAGGCGGCGGCCTGCGCCGCGCTGAACGGGCCGCAGGACATCGTCGACAAGAACCGCGAACTGTACCACCGCCGTCGTGACGTGCTGGTCGACAGTTTCGGGCGCGCCGGGTGGGATATTCCCAAGCCTGCGGCCTCCATGTTCGCCTGGGCGCCGCTGCCCCCGGCGCTGAAGCATCTGGGCAGCCTGGAATTCTCCAAACAGCTTCTGACCCACGCCAAGGTCGCGGTGGCGGCGGGCGTCGGCTATGGCGAGAATGGCGAGGGCTTTGTCCGGATCGCCATGGTCGAGAACGAGCAGCGCATCCGTCAGGCCGCGCGCAACGTGAAAGCCTATCTGAAATCGCAGGGCGTCAATGTGCCGCCCAGCCGGGAAGACTGA
- the cydX gene encoding cytochrome bd-I oxidase subunit CydX, which yields MWYFSWILGLGLAVGFGVLNGLWHEFHLFDEGDAGLSTPDASKEGDVPL from the coding sequence ATGTGGTATTTCTCCTGGATTCTGGGGCTTGGCCTGGCCGTCGGTTTCGGCGTGCTGAACGGGCTGTGGCACGAGTTTCATCTGTTCGACGAAGGCGACGCCGGGCTTTCCACGCCCGATGCATCGAAAGAGGGCGATGTCCCTCTCTAG
- the cydB gene encoding cytochrome d ubiquinol oxidase subunit II — protein MDLPLDFATLRLIWWGLLGVLLIAFALTDGFDLGVGALLPFVAKTDEERRMVINTVGATWEGNQVWFIVGGAAIFAAWPFVYAVSFSGFYLAMFLVLSALILRPVSFKYRSKRPSAKWRSMWDWGLFIGSFVPALVFGVAVGNVLLGAPFHLDSDLRAFYDGNLLGLFTPFSLIAGLLSVAMLVLHGASWLSVKAEQGAVLDRARRFGTIAGIAALVLFAAGGLYVAYGGLGYRITGALDVNGFSNPLRTTVEAAPGAWLDNYGRYPWMLIAPVLGFLGSAVALVGMWRRSAALAFGGSSLSAVGIISTVGLSMFPFILPSSVDPQSSLTVWNSSSSHLTLFIMLIVTGVFLPFVLLYTAWVYRVLWGRTSTAALKTNPDLY, from the coding sequence ATGGATCTTCCCCTCGACTTCGCCACGCTACGCCTGATCTGGTGGGGGCTGCTGGGCGTGCTTCTTATCGCCTTCGCCCTGACCGATGGTTTCGACCTAGGCGTCGGCGCCCTTCTGCCCTTCGTCGCCAAGACCGACGAGGAGCGCCGCATGGTGATCAACACCGTCGGCGCCACCTGGGAAGGCAACCAGGTGTGGTTCATCGTAGGCGGGGCGGCGATCTTCGCCGCCTGGCCCTTCGTCTACGCCGTCAGTTTCTCCGGCTTCTATCTGGCCATGTTCCTGGTTCTGTCCGCGCTGATCCTGCGGCCCGTCTCGTTCAAGTATCGGTCGAAACGGCCTTCGGCTAAGTGGCGGTCCATGTGGGACTGGGGTCTGTTCATCGGCAGCTTCGTGCCGGCTCTGGTTTTCGGCGTGGCGGTCGGCAATGTCCTGCTTGGCGCGCCCTTCCATCTGGATAGCGATCTGCGCGCCTTCTATGACGGCAATCTGCTGGGCCTGTTCACGCCGTTCAGCCTGATCGCCGGTCTGCTGTCAGTGGCCATGCTGGTTCTGCACGGGGCGTCCTGGCTGTCGGTCAAGGCTGAACAGGGAGCGGTTCTGGATCGCGCTCGCCGCTTCGGCACGATCGCGGGTATCGCGGCCCTGGTGCTGTTCGCGGCTGGCGGCCTGTATGTCGCCTATGGCGGTCTCGGCTACCGGATCACCGGCGCGCTGGACGTCAATGGCTTCTCCAACCCGCTGCGGACGACGGTCGAGGCTGCGCCGGGCGCCTGGCTGGACAACTATGGCCGCTATCCCTGGATGCTGATCGCGCCGGTTCTGGGCTTCCTGGGTTCTGCGGTGGCGCTGGTTGGAATGTGGCGTCGTTCGGCGGCGCTGGCGTTCGGTGGATCGTCGCTGTCGGCCGTTGGCATCATCTCAACTGTCGGCCTGTCGATGTTCCCCTTCATCCTGCCCAGCTCGGTGGATCCCCAGTCCAGCCTGACGGTGTGGAATTCGTCCTCCAGCCACCTGACCCTGTTCATCATGTTGATCGTGACGGGCGTCTTCCTGCCGTTCGTGCTGCTCTACACCGCCTGGGTCTACCGGGTGTTGTGGGGTCGGACATCGACCGCTGCGCTCAAAACCAACCCTGACCTGTACTGA
- a CDS encoding cytochrome ubiquinol oxidase subunit I, translating into MDLAVVDLSRLQFALTALYHFLFVPLTLGLSFMLVIMESIYVMTRRPIWRTITRFWGVLFGINFALGVATGLTMEFQFGMNWSYYSHYVGDIFGAPLAIEGLMAFFLEATFVGLMFFGWDKLKPHTHLFVTFMVALGTNLSALWILIANGWMQNPVGAAFNPDSMRMEVTDFMAVLFNPVAQAKFVHTVSAGYVCASVFVLGISAFYLLRGKHVGFAKRSMTVASAFGLAASLSAVVLGDQSGYALTDNQKMKLAALEAMWHTEPAPAGLTLIGIPSMKDRQTHFGVHVPWVMGLIATRTIDKPVEGIFELVATAEDRIESGVIAYDALEKVKANPADPVARGVFETHRRDLGYGLLLKRHVADPRQATPELIKQTAWETVPNVPALFWSFRIMAGVGMFLIAMFATAFVLCTLRKHQTKWFLRLAVLALPLPWIAIEFGWILAEFGRQPWAVEGVLPTFLGASSLTVPQLWATIVGFTLLYGALAVVEVRLMLFAIKKGPFHEQEMFGEPNPEAPAKRVTAPAVA; encoded by the coding sequence ATCGACCTCGCGGTCGTCGACCTGTCCCGGCTGCAGTTTGCGCTGACGGCCCTTTATCACTTCCTTTTCGTGCCCCTTACCCTGGGGCTGTCATTCATGCTGGTCATCATGGAGTCGATCTATGTGATGACCCGCCGGCCCATCTGGCGGACCATCACCCGCTTCTGGGGGGTGCTGTTCGGCATCAACTTCGCCCTGGGCGTCGCGACCGGCCTGACCATGGAATTCCAGTTCGGCATGAACTGGAGCTACTACAGCCATTATGTCGGCGACATCTTCGGCGCGCCGCTGGCCATCGAAGGTCTGATGGCCTTCTTCCTGGAGGCGACCTTTGTCGGGTTGATGTTCTTCGGCTGGGATAAGCTGAAGCCACACACCCACCTGTTCGTAACCTTCATGGTCGCGCTGGGCACCAATCTGTCGGCCCTGTGGATCCTGATCGCCAACGGCTGGATGCAGAACCCGGTCGGCGCCGCCTTCAATCCCGACTCCATGCGGATGGAGGTGACGGACTTCATGGCCGTGCTGTTCAACCCGGTGGCCCAGGCCAAGTTCGTTCACACCGTCAGCGCGGGTTACGTCTGCGCCTCGGTCTTCGTGCTGGGCATTTCGGCCTTCTATCTGCTGCGGGGCAAGCACGTCGGTTTCGCCAAGCGTTCGATGACGGTGGCTTCGGCCTTCGGCCTGGCGGCGTCGCTGTCCGCTGTCGTGCTGGGCGACCAGTCCGGCTATGCCCTGACCGATAACCAGAAGATGAAGCTCGCCGCCCTGGAGGCCATGTGGCACACCGAACCCGCGCCGGCTGGTCTGACGCTGATCGGCATTCCCTCCATGAAGGACCGCCAGACTCACTTCGGTGTCCATGTGCCGTGGGTGATGGGGCTGATCGCCACCCGCACCATCGACAAGCCGGTCGAAGGCATCTTCGAACTGGTCGCCACGGCTGAGGACCGCATCGAATCCGGCGTCATCGCCTACGACGCCCTGGAGAAGGTCAAGGCCAACCCGGCCGATCCCGTCGCGCGCGGCGTGTTTGAGACCCATCGCCGCGATCTGGGATATGGCCTGCTGCTGAAACGCCATGTCGCCGATCCGCGTCAGGCCACGCCTGAACTGATCAAACAGACGGCCTGGGAGACCGTGCCGAACGTGCCGGCCCTGTTCTGGAGCTTCCGCATCATGGCCGGCGTCGGGATGTTCCTGATCGCCATGTTCGCTACGGCCTTCGTGCTGTGCACCCTGCGTAAACACCAGACCAAATGGTTCCTGCGCCTGGCCGTCTTGGCCCTCCCCCTGCCGTGGATCGCCATCGAGTTCGGTTGGATACTAGCCGAGTTCGGTCGCCAGCCCTGGGCGGTGGAAGGGGTGCTGCCCACCTTCCTGGGCGCCTCGTCCCTGACCGTGCCGCAACTGTGGGCCACCATCGTCGGCTTCACCCTGCTGTATGGCGCGCTTGCGGTGGTCGAGGTGCGGCTGATGCTGTTCGCCATCAAGAAGGGGCCGTTCCACGAACAGGAGATGTTCGGCGAACCCAATCCCGAAGCGCCGGCCAAGCGCGTCACCGCGCCCGCCGTGGCCTGA
- a CDS encoding DUF808 domain-containing protein — MPSGLIALLDDVAGIAKLAAASLDDVGAAAGKASTKAAGVVVDDAAVTPRYVTGLSPSRELPIIGKIALGSFRNKLIIILPAALLLSAFAPWAITPILMCGGTYLCFEGAEKLLEAFGRGGHDEAAVQTGDAAALEKTTVKGAVRTDLILSAEIMAIALADVAAQPILTQAAVLVVVGVAMTIAVYGAVGLIVKMDDIGLVLARRDNGGVRGLGRGLVKGMPVVMSALSVIGTAAMLWVGGGILVHGSHTLGLHWPAVPLEHLSHAVAAATGPVGPVTGWLTTAVASAIVGLIVGGLVVLIVHQVGRLRGKESH, encoded by the coding sequence ATGCCTTCTGGATTGATTGCGCTGCTGGACGATGTCGCCGGCATCGCCAAACTGGCGGCGGCGTCGCTGGACGATGTCGGCGCGGCCGCCGGCAAGGCTTCGACCAAGGCGGCGGGCGTGGTGGTGGACGATGCGGCGGTGACGCCGCGCTATGTCACCGGCCTGTCGCCCAGCCGGGAGTTGCCGATCATCGGCAAGATCGCGCTAGGGTCGTTTCGCAACAAGCTGATCATCATTCTGCCGGCGGCGCTGCTGCTCAGCGCCTTCGCGCCCTGGGCCATCACGCCCATTCTGATGTGCGGCGGGACCTATCTGTGTTTCGAGGGGGCCGAGAAGCTGCTGGAGGCCTTTGGTCGCGGCGGCCATGACGAGGCGGCGGTCCAGACCGGCGACGCCGCCGCACTGGAGAAGACGACGGTGAAGGGGGCGGTGCGGACCGACCTGATCCTGTCGGCCGAGATCATGGCCATCGCCCTGGCCGACGTGGCCGCCCAGCCGATCCTGACCCAGGCGGCGGTGCTGGTGGTGGTGGGCGTCGCCATGACCATCGCCGTCTATGGGGCCGTCGGCCTGATCGTGAAGATGGACGACATCGGCCTGGTGCTGGCGCGCCGCGACAATGGCGGTGTGCGCGGCCTGGGGCGCGGTCTGGTCAAGGGGATGCCGGTGGTGATGAGCGCCCTGTCGGTGATCGGCACGGCGGCCATGCTGTGGGTCGGCGGGGGCATATTGGTCCACGGCTCGCATACGCTGGGTCTGCATTGGCCCGCCGTGCCGCTGGAGCATCTGTCGCACGCGGTCGCGGCCGCGACGGGGCCGGTGGGGCCTGTGACGGGCTGGCTGACGACGGCTGTCGCCTCTGCGATCGTCGGTCTGATCGTCGGCGGTCTGGTCGTGCTGATCGTCCATCAGGTCGGCCGCCTGCGCGGCAAGGAATCGCACTAA
- a CDS encoding alkaline phosphatase family protein, producing MSSIKPWARYVSRNAALAVLAAVSMTGVANAQGQAQSGATQNPATQASATALAPPKLIVTIVVDQFSANLFDQYRGRFTGGLRRMADQGLVSINGYQSHGLTETCPGHSTVLTGMHPVETGIPANDWIDAKTGKEVYCLASTRNHLAHGRDDTDNGPVGTEQLQATTVGDWLKAVSPESKVFGVSGKDRGAINLAGHQGQAFWFTDGFGLTTYVEPGQTAEGRLVPVAGFNRAFNAWLAANPVSWDYQNGECRALAGDWTIRGQTFHSQLPPARLSFDNSPLLDEQTLKAAEYLLDTQKLGQGATTDMLGVSLSATDRIGHAYGTQGPEMCEQMHRLDVALGAFLDRLAQVPGGALVVLTADHGGSDFVERLHAQGYPHARRLDMDAIQAVNAALKTRFNLPAEPLQAGGSGLMVADAEHKSLPDPLRTQVAEAAVEMLRQLPDVAFAETRDRLLAEPIPDSRQPEMMTLRERMRLSTVAERSPDIQFALAQNVNAGGRVGGTLSGHGTPFEFDRRVPIIFWWPGAHGEERFLPIRTVDIAPTLAHLIGISAPQVEGRCIDLNGFNVADCPATAQTSAR from the coding sequence ATGTCGTCGATCAAGCCTTGGGCCAGGTACGTTTCGCGTAACGCCGCCCTAGCCGTGCTGGCCGCCGTGTCGATGACGGGCGTCGCCAACGCACAGGGGCAAGCTCAGTCGGGCGCGACGCAGAACCCTGCGACCCAGGCGTCGGCTACGGCCCTTGCGCCGCCCAAGCTGATCGTGACCATCGTGGTGGATCAGTTCAGCGCCAATCTGTTCGACCAGTATCGCGGCCGCTTCACCGGCGGTCTGCGTCGCATGGCCGATCAAGGACTGGTGTCGATCAACGGCTATCAAAGCCACGGTTTGACCGAGACCTGTCCCGGCCATTCCACCGTCCTGACCGGGATGCATCCGGTCGAAACCGGCATCCCCGCCAATGACTGGATCGACGCCAAGACGGGCAAGGAGGTCTATTGCCTGGCCTCGACCCGCAATCATCTGGCCCACGGCCGCGACGACACCGACAACGGTCCGGTCGGGACCGAGCAGCTTCAGGCCACGACGGTCGGCGACTGGTTGAAGGCCGTCAGTCCCGAGAGCAAGGTGTTCGGCGTTTCGGGCAAGGATCGGGGGGCCATCAATCTGGCGGGCCATCAGGGCCAGGCCTTCTGGTTCACTGACGGGTTCGGGCTGACCACCTATGTCGAACCGGGACAGACGGCGGAGGGGCGACTGGTGCCCGTCGCCGGCTTCAATCGCGCCTTCAACGCCTGGCTGGCCGCCAACCCCGTGAGCTGGGACTATCAGAACGGCGAGTGCCGCGCCCTGGCCGGCGACTGGACCATCCGGGGCCAGACCTTCCATTCGCAACTGCCGCCAGCCAGGCTGTCGTTCGACAACTCGCCCCTGCTGGACGAGCAGACGCTGAAGGCCGCCGAATATCTGCTGGACACCCAGAAGCTGGGGCAGGGCGCCACGACCGACATGCTGGGCGTCAGCCTGTCGGCCACCGATCGCATCGGCCACGCCTACGGCACCCAGGGGCCGGAGATGTGCGAACAGATGCATCGTCTGGATGTGGCTTTGGGCGCCTTCCTGGACAGGCTGGCTCAGGTTCCGGGCGGCGCCCTGGTGGTTCTGACGGCCGATCACGGCGGGTCGGACTTTGTCGAGCGTCTGCACGCCCAAGGTTATCCCCACGCGCGCCGGCTGGACATGGATGCGATCCAGGCGGTCAATGCGGCGCTGAAGACCCGCTTTAACCTGCCGGCCGAGCCGTTGCAGGCGGGCGGCAGCGGCCTGATGGTCGCCGATGCCGAACATAAATCCCTGCCTGATCCCTTGCGGACTCAGGTCGCCGAGGCGGCGGTCGAGATGCTGCGCCAACTGCCTGATGTGGCCTTCGCCGAGACCCGCGACCGGCTGCTGGCCGAACCGATCCCCGACAGCCGCCAGCCCGAGATGATGACGCTTCGCGAGCGGATGCGCCTGTCGACGGTGGCCGAGCGTTCGCCGGACATCCAGTTCGCCCTGGCCCAGAATGTCAACGCCGGCGGCCGCGTCGGCGGAACGCTCAGCGGCCATGGCACCCCGTTCGAGTTCGACCGCCGCGTGCCGATTATCTTCTGGTGGCCCGGCGCGCATGGCGAGGAACGCTTTCTGCCCATCCGCACCGTCGACATCGCCCCGACCCTGGCGCACCTGATCGGCATTTCGGCCCCCCAGGTCGAGGGGCGCTGCATCGATCTGAACGGGTTCAACGTCGCGGATTGTCCGGCGACGGCGCAGACGTCGGCGCGGTAA
- the hemN gene encoding oxygen-independent coproporphyrinogen III oxidase, which translates to MSLSSPVAPSSAPASSADLIARYDANAPRYTSYPTAAQFTPAVGAGQWGDWLARAPLDQAVSLYLHIPFCKRLCWYCGCNTRAVNREGVIASYVDLLLREADLVLERIGRPVRVGSIHLGGGTPNMLAPADLERLFAGLASRFDLGDCFEIAAELDPEVLTPEWVEAAGRIGLSRASLGVQDLSPDVQAAVNRPERFETIRWAAEALRAQGLVSLNLDLMYGLPRQTAENVVTTLGLVTTLRPERIALFGYAHVPWMKPHQKLIKDAELPDAPLRFLQSQAAARYLTGKGWAPIGLDHFALPHDGLAAAQRAGRLRRNFQGYTTDPATVLIGLGVSSISRTPDGYVQNLSLERDWRAAVSAGDLPAARGVALSAQDVFVGAIIERLMCDFAVDVAEIAARHDHPVDSVAHAWTLLERFADDGLIDIEGQRLSVTALGRPFVRAVCAAFDPAAVAAVANRHARVV; encoded by the coding sequence ATGTCCCTCTCTAGTCCGGTCGCGCCATCGTCAGCGCCGGCGTCGTCCGCCGATCTGATCGCGCGCTACGACGCCAATGCGCCGCGCTACACCTCCTATCCGACGGCGGCGCAGTTCACGCCCGCCGTCGGGGCCGGGCAGTGGGGCGACTGGCTGGCCCGCGCGCCGCTGGATCAGGCGGTGTCGCTGTACCTGCATATCCCCTTCTGCAAGCGGCTGTGCTGGTATTGCGGATGCAACACCCGGGCGGTGAACCGCGAAGGCGTCATCGCCAGCTACGTCGATCTGCTGCTTCGCGAAGCCGATCTGGTGCTGGAGCGGATCGGGCGGCCGGTTCGGGTCGGCTCGATCCATCTGGGCGGGGGCACGCCCAATATGCTGGCGCCCGCCGACCTGGAACGACTGTTCGCCGGCCTGGCCTCTCGTTTCGACCTGGGCGACTGTTTCGAGATCGCCGCCGAACTGGACCCCGAGGTGCTGACGCCGGAATGGGTCGAGGCGGCGGGGCGGATCGGCCTGAGCCGGGCCAGCCTGGGGGTTCAGGACCTGTCGCCGGACGTGCAGGCGGCGGTCAACCGGCCCGAACGGTTCGAGACCATCCGCTGGGCGGCCGAGGCGCTGCGGGCGCAGGGTCTGGTCTCGCTGAACCTGGACCTGATGTATGGGCTGCCGCGCCAGACGGCCGAGAATGTCGTCACCACCCTGGGGCTGGTCACGACCCTGCGGCCCGAGCGGATCGCCCTGTTCGGCTATGCCCATGTGCCGTGGATGAAGCCGCATCAGAAGCTGATCAAGGACGCCGAACTGCCCGACGCGCCGCTGCGCTTCCTGCAGAGCCAGGCGGCGGCGCGCTATCTGACCGGCAAGGGATGGGCGCCGATCGGCCTGGATCATTTCGCCCTGCCGCACGACGGGCTGGCAGCGGCGCAACGCGCCGGTCGACTGCGACGCAACTTCCAGGGCTACACCACCGACCCGGCGACGGTTCTGATCGGCCTGGGCGTCTCGTCGATCAGCCGAACGCCTGACGGCTATGTCCAGAACCTGTCTCTGGAGCGGGACTGGCGAGCGGCCGTGTCTGCGGGCGATCTTCCGGCGGCGCGGGGCGTGGCCCTGAGCGCGCAGGATGTCTTCGTGGGCGCGATCATCGAACGGCTGATGTGCGACTTCGCTGTCGATGTCGCCGAAATCGCCGCGCGCCACGATCATCCGGTCGACAGCGTTGCTCACGCCTGGACCCTGCTGGAGCGGTTCGCCGATGACGGGCTGATCGATATCGAGGGGCAGCGGTTAAGCGTCACCGCGCTGGGCAGACCCTTCGTCCGCGCCGTCTGCGCCGCCTTCGATCCCGCCGCCGTTGCTGCGGTCGCCAACCGGCATGCGCGGGTCGTCTGA
- the cydD gene encoding thiol reductant ABC exporter subunit CydD: protein MTALSPDAVAPAAWLKSAGRPWRRLATLAGLLTVADVGPAIGFAAGLALAISNFDAGLAAAAPWLALAAFSLVVRALIGQVAVVVGARLGRAVKTQVRGQLLADLFGRGVRSHDRLTALVEGVSALDGYFARFAPLRLAAGLSPLLLIAAAAVASPVAAGVLLFTLFPFIVGMALAGTAAAGESRRQFQALERLSGLFVDRIRTLPAILAFDAVAPTTDRIAKAADELERRTARVMRIAFLSSGVLEFFSALSVALIAVYCGFNLLRLLPVPVPETLDLPRAFFVLALAPEVYQPLRRLAAAYHDRQAAEAAAPSLVTPPSIRRSHAALGDLAPAIRFRDVAIAYDGRAPVVRNFDLDVAPGQIVALMGASGAGKSSLLHLLLGLAPLTDGEVEIGAARLSIDGDVAGRIAWASQQPIVVPGDLACNIALADPASCPGRVTMAARTAGLSGDLNRRIDERGGGLSGGERRRLGLARALLKRAPILLLDEPTANLDPISEQAMIAVIAKAARGRTTLIATHSAAVAALADRVVRL, encoded by the coding sequence ATGACCGCCCTATCGCCCGATGCCGTTGCGCCGGCCGCCTGGCTGAAGAGCGCCGGTCGGCCCTGGCGCAGGCTGGCGACGCTGGCCGGCCTGTTGACCGTAGCGGACGTCGGGCCCGCCATCGGCTTCGCCGCCGGTCTGGCGCTGGCCATTTCCAACTTCGACGCCGGTCTGGCCGCCGCCGCGCCCTGGCTGGCCCTGGCGGCGTTCAGCCTGGTCGTGCGCGCCCTGATCGGCCAGGTCGCCGTCGTCGTCGGCGCGCGGCTGGGCCGGGCGGTCAAGACCCAGGTGCGCGGCCAGCTGCTGGCCGATCTGTTCGGGCGGGGCGTGCGGTCCCACGACCGTCTGACCGCTCTGGTCGAGGGCGTGAGCGCCCTGGACGGCTATTTCGCCCGGTTTGCGCCTCTACGTCTGGCCGCCGGTCTGTCGCCCCTGCTGCTGATCGCGGCGGCGGCCGTCGCCAGCCCTGTCGCGGCGGGCGTGCTTCTGTTCACCCTGTTTCCCTTCATCGTCGGCATGGCCCTGGCCGGCACGGCGGCGGCGGGCGAAAGCCGGCGCCAATTCCAGGCGCTGGAGCGGCTGTCGGGCCTCTTCGTCGACCGCATCCGCACGCTTCCGGCGATCCTGGCTTTCGACGCCGTGGCGCCGACCACTGATCGGATCGCCAAGGCGGCCGACGAGCTGGAACGCCGTACCGCGCGGGTGATGCGTATCGCCTTCCTATCATCAGGCGTCCTGGAGTTCTTTTCGGCCCTGTCGGTCGCCCTGATCGCGGTCTATTGCGGGTTCAACCTGCTGCGGCTGCTGCCCGTCCCCGTGCCGGAAACCCTGGACCTGCCGCGCGCCTTCTTTGTCCTGGCCCTGGCGCCCGAAGTCTATCAGCCGCTGCGCCGCCTGGCCGCCGCCTATCACGACCGGCAAGCCGCCGAGGCCGCCGCGCCGTCGCTGGTCACGCCGCCGTCGATACGGCGTTCGCACGCGGCGCTCGGCGACCTGGCACCCGCCATCCGTTTCCGGGACGTCGCCATCGCCTACGACGGCCGCGCGCCAGTCGTTCGCAACTTCGATCTCGATGTCGCGCCCGGACAGATCGTCGCCCTGATGGGCGCCAGCGGCGCGGGCAAGTCCAGCCTGCTGCACCTGCTGCTTGGCCTTGCGCCCCTGACCGACGGCGAGGTCGAGATCGGCGCGGCCCGGCTGAGCATCGACGGCGACGTCGCCGGGCGCATCGCCTGGGCCAGCCAGCAGCCCATCGTCGTGCCGGGCGATCTGGCCTGCAACATCGCCCTGGCCGATCCCGCCAGTTGCCCCGGCCGGGTGACGATGGCCGCGCGCACAGCGGGTCTGTCGGGCGACCTGAACCGCCGCATCGACGAGCGCGGCGGCGGTCTGTCGGGCGGCGAACGTCGTCGTCTGGGCTTGGCTCGCGCCCTTTTGAAACGGGCGCCCATCCTTCTGCTGGACGAACCCACGGCCAATCTCGACCCCATCTCGGAGCAGGCCATGATCGCCGTCATCGCCAAGGCGGCGCGCGGGCGCACCACCCTGATCGCGACCCATTCGGCGGCCGTCGCGGCCCTGGCCGACCGCGTGGTGCGGCTGTGA